The genomic segment CGGGATTGTTTGGATCGCCGCCATGTCCGCTTCTGACACAACCTTGTTGACCACGCCACTCAATGCACTGCACATCGAGCTGGGCGCCCGCATGGTGCCGTTCGCCGGTTACTCCATGCCGGTTCAGTACCCCGCAGGCCTGATGGCCGAACACCACCATACCCGCAAAGCTGCTGGCCTGTTTGACGTGTCCCACATGGGCCAGCTGCGCCTGAGCGGCCTGGACGCCTGCGCGGCGTTTGAGAGCCTGATGCCGGTGGACGTGATCGACCTGCCCGTGGGCAAGCAACGCTACGGCCTGTTGCTCACCGAAGAGGGCACCATCATCGATGACCTGATGTTCTTCAAGAAAGCGCAAGACGAACTCTTCGTTATCGTCAACGGTGCCTGCAAGGCGGGGGATATCGCCCACATCCAAGCCCAGATTGGCAGCCGCTGTCAGGTCACCCCCCTGCCCGACTACGCGCTGCTGGCCCTCCAAGGCCCCCAAGCAGTGACGGCGCTGGCCCGCTTGGCGCCCGGCGTGGAAAAGCTGGTGTTCATGACGGGTGGAGACTTCACGGTCGACACCGGCAACCAAAAAATTGACGTGTTCCTCACGCGTAGCGGCTACACCGGCGAAGACGGGTTCGAAATCTCGGTCCATAACGATCATGCCGAAGCCCTGGCCCGCGCACTCTTGGCGCAGCCCGAAGTGCAGCCCATCGGGCTGGGCGCCCGCAACTCCCTGCGCCTGGAAGCGGGCC from the Rhodoferax potami genome contains:
- the gcvT gene encoding glycine cleavage system aminomethyltransferase GcvT, which encodes MSASDTTLLTTPLNALHIELGARMVPFAGYSMPVQYPAGLMAEHHHTRKAAGLFDVSHMGQLRLSGLDACAAFESLMPVDVIDLPVGKQRYGLLLTEEGTIIDDLMFFKKAQDELFVIVNGACKAGDIAHIQAQIGSRCQVTPLPDYALLALQGPQAVTALARLAPGVEKLVFMTGGDFTVDTGNQKIDVFLTRSGYTGEDGFEISVHNDHAEALARALLAQPEVQPIGLGARNSLRLEAGLCLYGNDIDTSTTPVEASLNWAIQKVRRTGGAREGGFPGATKILAALADSTGASGTKGTKKRVGLVAQERIPVREHTELQDGAGNRIGEVTSGLLGPTINQCVAMGYIDASLAALGTSVVAIVRGKPVPMVVSAMPFVPTNYYRG